The nucleotide sequence GTTCTTGAGTCAACAGCAGCACTAACCTTAAAGGCAATACGTGCAGGAAAGTTCGCTTTTATTGTTCCTGTAATTATATTTACAGAAGGTCGTTGAGTAGCAATAATAAGGTGAATTCCAATTGCTCTTGCAAGTTGTGCTAATCGGGCAATGGGCATTTCCACTTCTTTACCTGCTGTCATCATTAGGTCGGCTAACTCATCTATTACAAGAATTATGTAAGGCAAATATTTATGTCCGTTATTAGGATTTAACTTTCTTGAAACAAACTTACTATTATACTCAACTATATTCTTTACTTTGGCATTTTTTAATAACTGGTATCTCAGGTCCATTTCTGCTGTTAACGAATGTAAAGTATCAACCACCTGAGAAATATCAGTAATTATTGAGTCTTTATTATCCGGTAATTTTGCAAGAAAATGGTTTTCAATATTTTGAAAAAGACTTAGTTCAACTTTTTTGGGGTCAACAAGAACAAATTTTAATTGTGCAGGGTGTTTTTTGTAAAGCAATGATGCTATAACAACATTTAATCCAACAGATTTACCTTGGCCTGTAGCACCTGCAATAAGAAGGTGTGGCATTTTTGCCAAATCTGCAATATAAACTTCATTTGAAATTGTTTTTCCAAGAACAAAAGGCAATTCAGAATCAGCATCTCTAAATTTTGAAGAATTAATAACTGATTTTATTGAAACAATTTCAGGTTTTGTGTTAGGAACTTCAATTCCTATTGTTCCTCTGCCCGGTATAGGTGCAATAATTCGTATCCCCAGAGCAGAAAGACTAAGTGCTATATCATCTTCAAGATTTTTTATTTTTGAAATACGTACTCCAGCAACAGGAACAATTTCGTATAAAGTTATTGTTGAACCAACTGATGCTTTAATTTTATCAATCTCAATTGCATAATTCCTAAGCGTTTGAACTATCAATTCTTTTCGTTCTTGTAGTTCTACTTCATCTATTTTTACCTCATCTTCTTCATATTCTTTCAAGAGTTCAATAGTTGGATGTTTGTAATTTGATAAGTCTAATCGTGGGTCATATTCACCTATTTCTTCAAAAAGCTCTTTTTTATTTCCCCCGTTTCCTATGTCTTGCTCTTGTACCTTCTCAATTTGAAAATCAATATCGTCAGATTCTTTTTTTTCATCACTTTTGGGATGAAATTCTTCTTGTGTTTTTAAATTTGGTTCATCAGTTATTTCTTCTTCTTGATTTTTATCAATTATTTCAATTTCATCTGTATCCTCTACTAAGCTTTCATCTTTTAACTTCCCAAGATTTTTGAATTTTTGAAAAATATCTTCAGGAAAATTAATTTTTATATTAAATACAACAATAAAATAAACAATAATTGCAAAGAGTAAAAAGATGGCAGCTCCAAATGAGCCAAGAACTCCTTTTAACCAAAATTGTGAATTTACACCAAATCCTCCTGCAAGAAGACCTACAGATTTATGAAATAAGAATCCTAAAACTGATGAAAACCAGAATATAAAAAACAAAATAGATGTAACGTATTTTCTTAATTTGAGAACTTTTATTTCAAAAAGTAATTTAAAGCCGTAGAGAAAAAAGATAGCAATAAATAGGTAAGAAGAAATCCCAAACCATCTACAAATAAAAAGGTGAGAAAAAAAAGCACCAACAACACCTGCCCAATTACGAGCCAAGTGTGGTTTTATTGCATTAAAACTATTTGTAATAGCACCTGAGTCGCTGATTAGGCTTTGGTCAAATTTCCAAGTAAATAAAAATGAAGTAAAAGCAAAAAACAAAAACAAAGAAATCATTAAAAAAAACAATCCTAAAATTTTTGTTATTTTTTCTGTGCTTTTTTTAGGATATGGAAATTTTACAGTTTTATTTTTTTTCTTTTGAGTAGTATTTTTAAAAGTATTTGATTTTTTTGCCATTACTGTTTTAAGGGGAGTTTATATTTTTGTAAAATAATTAGCCTCCAAATGATGCTTTAATTTTGGTGAATTCCTGTAATTTATCAAAGTTATCTTCAATAATATTCCCAACAACGACAATGTCAGCTCCGGCATTGTAAGCATTTTTCAACTGCTCGGATTCTTTTATTCCACCACCAACTATTAAGGGTATATTAATATTTTTTTTAACAGCAGAAATCATTTGAGTATCTATAGATTTTAATGCACCACTGCCTCCATCAAGAAAAATATATTTTAATCCCAGCAATTCACCTGCAATAGCAGTGCTTACAGCAATATCAGCTTTGTGATGAGGAACAGGAAAAGTGTTACTTATATAAGAAGCTGTTGTTTGTCTTCCGCTTTCCACAAGAATATATCCTGTTGGCAAAACAGCTAGTGATGTTTTTTTGATTATCGATGCTACTTCAACATGTCTTCCAATAAGAAAGTCAGGGTTTCTGCCGGAAATTAACGACAGGAATAATATCGCATCTGCATTTTTGTTTACCTGATTTGTACTCCCCGGGAAAAGTATTACAGGAATGCTGAAATACTTTTTTATCGTTTTGATGTATTCGGTTATTTTGTCTTCAACCAGTAAACTTCCTCCTAAAAAAATTAAATCAATATTGAATTTTTTGGCTTTAATCAATTTTTTTTCAAAAGTTTCAGGAGAAACTTTATCAGGGTCAATTAACCATGCAAATAATTTTTTACCCTTTTTTATACTGTTAACAATATTTTTTTCAACTGAATTCATCAATATTAAGAAATATAGATATTTTTCTTTTTTCAACAAATATAAATTTTTTATATCATTTATGATAAAAATTTAGTTTAATA is from Bacteroidota bacterium and encodes:
- a CDS encoding geranylgeranylglyceryl/heptaprenylglyceryl phosphate synthase, with the translated sequence MKKEKYLYFLILMNSVEKNIVNSIKKGKKLFAWLIDPDKVSPETFEKKLIKAKKFNIDLIFLGGSLLVEDKITEYIKTIKKYFSIPVILFPGSTNQVNKNADAILFLSLISGRNPDFLIGRHVEVASIIKKTSLAVLPTGYILVESGRQTTASYISNTFPVPHHKADIAVSTAIAGELLGLKYIFLDGGSGALKSIDTQMISAVKKNINIPLIVGGGIKESEQLKNAYNAGADIVVVGNIIEDNFDKLQEFTKIKASFGG
- a CDS encoding DNA translocase FtsK 4TM domain-containing protein, which translates into the protein MAKKSNTFKNTTQKKKNKTVKFPYPKKSTEKITKILGLFFLMISLFLFFAFTSFLFTWKFDQSLISDSGAITNSFNAIKPHLARNWAGVVGAFFSHLFICRWFGISSYLFIAIFFLYGFKLLFEIKVLKLRKYVTSILFFIFWFSSVLGFLFHKSVGLLAGGFGVNSQFWLKGVLGSFGAAIFLLFAIIVYFIVVFNIKINFPEDIFQKFKNLGKLKDESLVEDTDEIEIIDKNQEEEITDEPNLKTQEEFHPKSDEKKESDDIDFQIEKVQEQDIGNGGNKKELFEEIGEYDPRLDLSNYKHPTIELLKEYEEDEVKIDEVELQERKELIVQTLRNYAIEIDKIKASVGSTITLYEIVPVAGVRISKIKNLEDDIALSLSALGIRIIAPIPGRGTIGIEVPNTKPEIVSIKSVINSSKFRDADSELPFVLGKTISNEVYIADLAKMPHLLIAGATGQGKSVGLNVVIASLLYKKHPAQLKFVLVDPKKVELSLFQNIENHFLAKLPDNKDSIITDISQVVDTLHSLTAEMDLRYQLLKNAKVKNIVEYNSKFVSRKLNPNNGHKYLPYIILVIDELADLMMTAGKEVEMPIARLAQLARAIGIHLIIATQRPSVNIITGTIKANFPARIAFKVSAAVDSRTILDSKGAEQLVGRGDMLFSSGSDLTRIQCAFIDTPEVEEIVNFISKQQSYSSPHFLPEVKSEGGTSDGLEDILDDLDAHFEDAARVIVQNQQGSTSLLQRRLKLGYNRAGRIIDQLESAGVVGPFEGSKARAVLIPDEYALEQFLNDFRNNR